GCGGCGCTCGATCAGCGGCGTGTCGCCCTCCCCCATCGAGACGATGCGGGAGGCGGCGAGCGGCAGGCCCAGAAGGTAACGCCAGATACCCCGCCCCTCGGAGGAGGCGGCCCCATACCCGGACAGGCGCAGCGTCCCTCCGCAGGGACAGCGCCAGACGATCTCCCTGTCCCCGAACTGCCGGGAACAGCGCATACAGCTCAACACGGACAGTCCCTCCTCGTCATCGCCGCAAGGCTTTCGTCATTTCTTATCCCATCGGGAATATTGGTAGATCAGGTGTAGGGGCCGCGCGCCCGGCGAGCTCCCGGGAAAACGGTTCGTCGCCTCGGGGTTGTAGGACAGCGTAACCGTCGTATAGCGGTCGGGCTCCCATACGTTGCGCAGCAAAAGGCGCCCCTCCGCCCAGGTATTGGGCAGGGGCGCCTCCTTCGTTCTGCCGAAGCGGGCGGTGTAGGCCCGGCGCAGCGCGTCGTAAAAAGCCCTGTCCTCGTCGCCGTCCCCCGTACTCGTCAGATAAACGGCCTTGTAATTCAGCCCCTTCCTCGCATGGAAGCCGAAGACGAACACGGCAGGACGCCCCTCAAAGAGCCCCTCCATGGAGAGCTGCCCGTCGCGAATGAACCCGGAGGCCTCCGCCCCGCTGCGCTCCATGCGGAGCTGCGTCCGCTTCGAGGAGAGCCCGAAGGTGACGGACATGAATGCCTCCGCGCTGTCGGGCTCCGCAAAGGACGGCCGCACCGAAACAAGATAGAGGAGAAGGAGCGCACAAAGCCACCTCATTCTCCTCATGGCAGGGGCTGTCCTCACCAAAAGCCGGCCCATCACTCGTTCCTCAACTCAAAGAGCCACATCAGGCGCACAGCCTTGGACGCCTCCTCGCCGCTGCCCTCCACGAACCGCCCCCTGTAGCGCCTGGAGGAGTTCCGCTTTACCTTTTCGGGAAGCAGCTCCGCCCTGGCCACGGTCTCTCCGTAACGGTCCAGAAAGAGCATCGTGCCCCCAAAGGAGACGTTCCGCTGCGTCCCGTTCACGATATCCACGAACAGATGGCCCCATTTGTAGATCAGGTTCCGAAAGGAGAACCCCGGCCGCCCCTCAATGGCCCCCTCGCGGACGACGGCCTCCGCGGGCCCCGCGCCGACCGCGAGCCCCAGGCCCTGCGGCACCGCAAGGGAAAATGCCGCCGCAAGCAACAGAGAAACCAAAGCCCTACCATAAATCCGCCTCAAGACATCTCCTCCTTTTCCTCCAAGTCGCTGCCGGTCGTCTCCGGGGAGCCCGCGCCGAAGACGGCAAGCCAGACGCAGGGCGGGTCGGATGAGGTGTACACTACGCGGTGCCGCTCATGGGCGGGGATCGCCAGCCAATCCCCCGCCCCCATGGAATGCCGCCGGCCGTCCTCGAACTCCAGCTCCGCAGTCCCCCGGATCAGGGCCACCCACTCGGGCTCGTCCTGATCGTACCAGAAGCCCTCAGGGGAGGCGTGCCCCTCGGACACAATGCGCTCGATACGCGGCCCCAAGGCGCTTTTCCCAACCTCCCCCTCCCCGGGAAGCGCGAAGGTCTCCAGGACCTCCAGAAACTCCGCCTCCCCCCGGATGACGGGGTCAAACAGGCTGCCGCACCGCATCGGGCCCCCTCCCTTCGGAAACTTTCCCTTTCGGAAAAATTTTTTCAGAAAAATTCCTTCGGAAGACTTATACCGGAAAACTTCTGCCGCCTGCGCCTCAGGCCCGCTGTGCCGCGTCCTCGCGGAGCAGCGCCTCGATCTCGGAGGCCGAATAGAGGCGACCGTCGTTCATGCCGGGGCAGCTTTTCGCATAGGACGCCCAGCTTTCCTCCGACCGCATCACCTCGGTCCAGAAGGGAAAGAGGCGGCACTGGGAAGGGCGGACTCTGTAAATGGAACACCGGGCCTCCTCGACCCGATAAAAAATGCAGTCGCCGTTCGGACGTTCGATGAAGCTGGGGCGCCCCCAGCGCAGGGTGACGAAGCGCCTACGAAAGGTTCTCTCGTCCATGTTTCCCTCAAACAGGGAGAGGAACGCGCAAACCCGTTCGCCCTCGGCGGGCGAGAAAAAAATCGCGCCGGGCTTGCCCCGGCAGCAGCGGCCACACCCGACGCAGGAAAAACGAACACCCAGCTCCCACCACGCGGGCCTCACGGCCGTGCCGACACCCGCTCCGATCTTTTCTCGGAAAGCCCCTCGGCCGTGACGGACTTATCGCGAGCCGCCAGGCTGCCGACCATCCGATCGTAGAGCATCCTCCAGAGCCCCGGCCCATTTTCGCTGGCCGCCAGGTCGTCCGTGGCCATCTCAAGCGAAAGGTCCTCCATCTGCTTCCAGGGACGGTCCCGCTCGGAGCCGCTGACCGTACGGGCGCTGTCGCGCATCTTCTTCCAGACCTGCGCCCAAAGTATGGATTCGAACTGCTGGCAGGCATCCTTCAGTTTCAGGGCCTCCGGCGTCTTATGGACCTCCGGGGGAACCTGCATCTTGTAGGCGCGAAAATTATACTTGCTTATGGAGTCAATCATCGTTCATTCCACCTTTTATGCGCTTTTACACGGCATTTGGGGCTATCGGCCTCAAAGAGCCGGTCGTCCGCTCACATGTTCACCAGTTCGCCGTGCAGGGCCCCGGCCCTGTCGATCGCCTGGAGGATCTCGATGATGTCACGGGGCGTCGCCCCGATGGAGTTCATGACCCGCACGAGGTCCCGTACCGTCGTCGTCGCGGGCATCGCGATCATGCTGGCGCCGTCCTCGTCCACCGTGATGTCCGTCCTCTGCTCCGTCCGGGTCTCGCCGCCGCTGAGGGGGCCGGGCTGCACGACGTTCGGATCCTCCTTCACGGTCACCGTGAGGCCGCCGTGCGCAACGGCCACCGAGCTGATGCGGACATTGCCCCCCATCACCACGGTCCCGGTCCGCTCGTTGACGGCCACGCGCGCCGGGCTGTCCGGCGCGATCTCCAGCTTCTCCATGTTCGCCAGAAAGGCCGTCGGCGCCGCGAGGTACTGCCCCGGAAGGTTCACAACGACCCGCCCCGCGTCCACGGGATAGGCCACCGCCCCGAACTGCCGGTTGATCGTGTCCGTGATGCGCTGCGCCGTCGTGAAGTCGGGGTCCCGGAGCAGCAGCGCCAGCTGCCCACCTACCGTGTAATCCGCGGGCACGTCGCGCTCCACGATCGCCCCCGATGGGATGAGACCCGACGTCGGGATGTTCTTCGTCGTCGAAGCGGCGGAACCAGCCGTCGCATACCCCCCCACGAGCACGGCCCCCTGGGCGACGGCGTAGACCTTTCCGTCCGCCGCCTTCAGCGGGGCCTGCATCAGCGTCCCCCCCTGGAGGCTCTTCGCATCGCCCATCGCATTGACGCTGACGTCTATGGCCTGGCCGGGACGGGAATAGGGCGGCAGCGTCGCGGTCAGGGATACCACCGCGACGTTCTTGGTTCGGGCCGCCTTCTCGTCCAGGGTCACCCCGAAATTGCGCATCATGTTACGCATCATCTGCACGGCCATGGAGGACTTGTCCCCCGTCCCCGCGAGCCCCGTCACGAGCCCCACGCCCGTCAGCTGGTTCCCGCGCGCGCCCTCGATCTCCACGATGTCCTTGATGCGCACCTGCGGATGGACCCGGCCAAAGTCCATATCCCGAAGTTCCACCGCCGCGGAGGCCATGCCGCAGAGGGCCAGGACAAGCCCCAGAGCGACGCCCGACACAACGTGGATCATCGCACTCCTGCCCTTCATCCCGAGAGAGTCCCTCCTCTTCCCATGAAACACATCACCGAACGACATGAACATCGGAACCCTCAGAAGACCATCTGAAGGATCTGGGTGATGATCCCCGGCTTCTGAGTCCGGGAGATGGCGCCCTTGCCCTTGACCGCCAGCTCGGCGTTCGCGATCAATTCGCTGCGAATCTGGTTGTTGCTGTTGACGTCCTGAGGTCGGATCACGCCGATCAGCTGGAACTGCAGCGTCTCCTCGCTGGTCCGGACGTCGCGCGTCCCCTCGATGAGCAGATTTCCATTGGGGAGCACGTCCGTGACCAGGCACGCGACCGTCGCCTTCGCGTGGTGCTTGCGCTCGACGGAGCCGTCGCCCTTGCTGCTGTTGTCGCTCGTCAGCCCAAGGCTCCTGATGAACCTCAGAATCCCCGTTCCGTCGCTGACGGAGTTCTTCGAGGACTTCTTGACGTCCATCGTCGCCTCGTCCTTAGCGTCGGTCCGCTCGTTGACCAGCACCGTGACGATGTCCCCCACCCTGCCTGGGCGCTCGTCCGCCGTCCAGTTCGTCCTGTCGTCCCAGAGGGAGACGGCCTCGGCCCTCCCCCACGCCACCGCACAAAGGCAGAGACAGAACAAAATCAAACCCGCCCGTACTCTCGAGGCATTCACGGAACATCCACCTCCACGGTTTCGCTATCCAAAACACGAGCCCTGAGGACGACCTTCTTGTCATCCGCCCGACGTACCCTCACGACGCCGCCCGCGGCCCCGTCATCCAACAGAACCCCCTTGACCGCCGCAATAAGCCCTCCCTGACGCACAACGATCAAGACGGTCCTGCCCTTCTTCGCCACGGGGGGCATGGACAGGAACTCCAACGGCACGGGCTTCCCCTGAGGCAGGGGCCTGCGAGACGTGCGCCCCACGGCCTGGGAGAGCTGCGCCGCATAGACGCCGGGATTCGCGATACGCATGGGGCGCGTCACAAAATCCTCCGCGGCCAGGGGCTGCCCTCTGGGCACGGACCGCGCCATGACAAGGACGTTCCGGGTCCAGGTCAGGCGGACGGCCAGAGAACGTTCCCGCCCCGCCCCGTCGCGAAAACGCAGCGTGGCGGCCGCACTTCCCGGGACCAGGGATGCCGGCGAGACAAGCCGCCCCTCGGGAACGGGGCCCGCGTGGGAGACCTCGACATCGCCATCCCATGCTGCAAGTGATTTTATCACAGATATGAGGGATTCGTCAGGGGAGAAACGCCCACCGTCCCCCTTCCTCGGCGTCCCGTCCGTACCGGCCGCCTCGACCCGCACCCTGTCGGGCATCCGAACCTCCAGACGAACTCCCTCGAGCCCGCTGGCCTCGACCGCACGTACCACCTGCTCCCGAGTGACGACGCCCCCCTCCTCGACCGACAAGATCAGGGGGCTCAAGGCATCCCGCACCCTGTCGGGTCCGGAGATCCGCGCGATATCCCCCAGCGTGAAGGCAGTGCCGTCCGCCTGGACGAAGGGGGGAATATCGATGCGGACGGGCCGCTCCGCGCCCGAAGCACCGGAGGTCGGGAGCAGTGCGGCACAGGCGAGCGCCATAAAAAAAAGGCGGAGTGTCCTCCGCCGCACAAAAGGTCTCATCGCCCTAACGCTTCAGGCCGTTGGCGATCCTCAGCAGGTCGTCCGCCGTCTGGACGCCCTTGGAGTTGGCCTCGTAGGCCCGCTGGGCCACGATCATCTCCACCATCTCCTCGACGACCTGGACGTTGGACATCTCCAGGACGCCCTGCCGCACCTCGGGCATCCCATCCGTGCCGGGCTGCGCCAAGATGGGGGGGCCGCTGGCCTCCGTCTCCAGGAACAGCCTGTCCCCCTCCGCCCGGAGGCCTGCCGGGTTGATGAAGCGCGCCAGCTCCAGCTGTCCGACCTCCTGGAGCTCCGTTTGACCGGGCATCTTAACGGATACGATGCCGTCCCGGCTCAGCTGGATGGACGTGGCCTCCCGCGGAATGACGATCGCGGGCTCAAGCAGCAGGCCGTCGTGGTTGACGATCTGCCCGTCCGCATCCACATCCCACACCCCGGAGCGGGTGTAGGCGATCGTCCCATCCGTCCGCGTCACCTGGAAAAAGGCGTTCTCCCCCGCCATCGTCTTGCCTGCGATCGACCAATCCAGGGGATTCTCCGTGATCTGGAAGTTCCCCTGGGTCATGAAGCTGGGGGTCGCGACGACCCGCGTGCCCAGGCCCACCTGCACGCCCGTAGGGACCATGGAGTTCGGTTCGACCGGCGTCCCGGGCTCCCGGCCAACCTGATAGAGCAGGTCCTCGAAGTCGGCTCTCCGCTTCTTGTACCCCTGGGTATTGACGTTCGCAAGGTTGTGCGAGACGACGTCAAGATGAGTCTGCTGGGCAATCATGCCCGAAGCGCTGGACCAAAGAGATCTCAACATGCGATAAATCCTCCCACTAACGCAAAAAGGGCAAAAAAGAATTTAGCCCCTGCCGTAGGCCGTAATCAACTTGCCCGTCTGCTCATCGTGCGCCATCAGGGCCTTCGAGGCGCCCTCGTACGCCCGCTGGGCCTCGATCATACGGACCATCTCCTCGACGACGCTGACATTGGACCGTTCGAGCGCTCCCCCGACAATCCGGACGTCCTCGGCCTCGGCGGCCGGCCCCGAAGCGTCGCTGGGCGCCAGGAGGCTCCGGCCTACCTGCCTCAGATAGGTCGGCCGTTCGAAGGTATAGAGCGGGATCGTCCCCACGAGCGCCCCATCCGCGTAGACCTGGCCGCCGGGATTGACGACCAGGCGGGTGGCCGTCCCCACCTCGATGTCCCCGCCGTCGCCCTGGAGGGTCATTCCGTCCTGAGTGACAACGACGCCATCGTCACTCAGCGTAAAGCTGCCCTGACGCGTATAGAAGGTGTTCCCCGCCCCGTCCTGGACGGCAAAGAAGCCCGGCCCGTCGATCAACAGGTCCAGCGGATTGTCCGTCACGCGGACGACGCCCGGCGTCGTGTCCATGGCGCTCTCCGAAAAGACGTTCGCCAGGGCCAGGGTCCCAATAGTCTGCCTTCCCTTCCAGTTCATCGTAAACGGGGGGACGGTCACGATCTTCCGCTCGTCGTCCTCCGATACCTTTTCGAGACGGTCCAGATGCGCGCTGAAATCCTCGTTGACGGGGATGCGGCGGCGAAAGCCGAGCGTATCCACGTTCGCCAGGTTGTTCGTCACGACGTCCAGGTGCGTCTCCTGGACCAGCATTGCGGAGCACGCCGCATAAAGCCCTCTGTGCAAAAAATCACGCCCCTTCGAAAAGGTGGAGCCAAACCGCTTTCTTCAGCCAGCCTCCGCGGGCCCCCTTGAATATTTCAAAGGGGCCCGCGGAGGTCAGCGACGCCTGCGTCCCTTTCTGACGTTCACCAGGATGCTGTTGCGTCCTGACCCCGTCAGCTTGTCGATGGCAGCCAGAGCCCTGCCCGTACCCAGGGCCACGCACTCCATCGGATTCTCCGCCGTAAAGCAGTTGATCCCCGTCTGCTGCGAGATCAGCTCAGGCAGCCCCCTCAGCAGGGAGCCCCCCCCGGTGAGGACGATACCCCTGTCTATGATATCGGCCGAAAGCTCCGGCGGCGTTAGCTCCAGGACGTTGCGCACCCCATCGACCAGGGTCTGGACCATCTCCCCTATCGCCATGTTGACGGCCGAGCTGGAGACCTCTATCTGCCGCGGCAGCCCCTGTACGAGGTCCCGGCCCTTGATGACCATGCGCTGTTCCTCGTCCAGCGGAATGCAGGTGCCGATCATGATCTTCAGGTTCTCGGCCGTCTGCTCGCCGATCGCGAGGTTGTACTGGCGCCGGAGGTAGCGCATGATCCCCTCGTCGAACTTGTCCCCCCCAATCCGGAGCGACTTGGAGACGACGACCCCCCCAAGGGAGATCACCGCGATATCCGCCGTCCCGCCGCCGACGTCAACGACCATCTTGCCCCGGGCCTCCTCGACGTTGAGGTTGGCCCCGATGGCCGCGGCCATGGGCTCCTCGATGAGGTAGGCTTCCTTGGCCCCAACCTCGAGCGCCGCCTCGAGGACGGCCCTGCGCTCCACGTCCGTAGCGCCGGATGGAACGCAGATCATCGCCCTGTTCCTGAAGAAACGCTGCCAGCCGCGCGTGACGCGCCGCATGAAGTGCTGGAGCATCGCCTCGGTCATCGAGTAGTTTGCGATGACGCCGTCCCTGAGCGGGCGGACAGAGACGATGCTGCCCGGCGTGCGTCCCACCATGTTCTTGGCCTCGTATCCCACGGCCAGGATGCTGCCGGTATCCTGATCGACGGCCACGACCGAGGGCTCCCTCAGCACGACCCCATGCCTCTTCTCGAAGATCAGGATCGTCGCCGTGCCCAAATCGATTCCTATATCCGTTCCGAACATCGTCAAACCTCCGTCAAACCTCCCTGGGAGGCCGAAACATCAAACGCCCCTCGCCGCCGAGGCCAGCACCCTATTTTCATCAGCGTTTCCGCCCCATCTCGATATGAACCCCCATGGGGCTTCGGTCGGGTTCGTACCTCTCCTCCGGACACATCTCCTCCTCAAGAAGAACACGATGGACCCATGATGAAAATTGTAGCGCCTGAGACGTTTTTTTACCAGAGCAGACGAGATCTTTCGTACCTTTCTGGGAAAGCGGAGGCACACACTGGAAAACAACATACCGGAGAGGGAGGAATCCTCTTCCCCCCTCTCCGGCACGCCGTTTTCGGCAAGAATGCGGCGGAACTTCAGCTCAGAGCCCGCCCAGCATCATCAAGGCGAAGACCTTCGCGTTGTTGACAAGGTAGTCTATCTCCGTGTACTCGTCGGGTTGATGGGCCACTCCGGCACATTCCTGCTGCCAGACGACCGCGGGAATGCCCTTTTTGCGGAAGAACGCCGCAAACGTGCCCCCCCCGATCCCTCCGGTCCTCGGCTCCACCCCAAGCACCTCTCGAACGGCGCCGCAGAGCAGCCGGACGATATCGCTGTCCGGAGGGGTGGGGGCGGCCGCATCGTTTCGGCCAACCTCGAGGTCAACCGCGGCGCCGGTCCGGTTCGCCACGTCCTTACGCACCCGCTCCACGACCCCCAGCACCTCGTCCAGGGAGACGGAGGGGAGGACGCGGCAGTCGAACTCGAATCGTTCTTTGCCGGGGACCGTGTTCGTGTTGGGGACGTTGGCAAAGCGGCGGGTCGGCTCGAAGGTCGAGACGGGAGGATCAAAAAGCGGGTCCTCGTCCGGAAACGCCTTGTGCAGGGCCTCGTCCACCTCCACGGCCAGGATGTTGGCCGCACGACAGGCGTTCAGCCCCGTATTGGGCAGGCTGGCATGGGCCTGGCGACCCGTTACGGTAAAGGCGAGCTTGAGGCCGGCCTTCTCGGATATCTCGACGAAATCCCCCGCATCGTTGCCGCCGTCCGGAGCGATCACCAGGTCGTCCGGGCGGAAAAGCCCCCGTTCCAGCAGGGGCTCCAGGCCGAAACCGCTCCCCATCTCCTCGTCCGCGGCAAAGACGAGGCACACGGAGAACTCCGGCTCGGCGCCGGAGGCGACGAGCGCCTTGAGCGCGTAGAGCGAGGCGATAAGGGTCATCCCGTTGTCGCTGACCCCGCGCCCATAGAGACGGGACCCCTTGACGACGGGCTGATAGGGGTCTATTGTCCAGAGCGACCGATCCCCCTCGGGGACGATATCGATATGCGTCAGGATGCAGAGCCGGCGCTGCTGCTTCCCCGGCAGCTCCAGAAACAGAGAGGGCCGGTTCCCCGTCGGGGACCTTTCGTCCTCAACCCTCTGCCATGTAACGGCGCCCAGCCCCAGCTCCGCGACAAGACGCTCGATCTCCCTGGCCTTCTCCTCCTCCCCCGTCCCCCCGTTATGGGGGGAGACGGCGGGAATGCGGCAGATCCGGCTCAGGGCCTCGACCATCTCGCCGCGAAGCCCTTCGACTGCCGAAAGCACCCTGTCCTTCACGAGAACTGCCTCCTCAAAGCAGAGAAAGCAAGCCTAAGGGAGAGCAAGCCTACAGGAAGATGCCGCGCAGCGCCTCGACGTCGGCGACGCGCTGGATGGCGGCCATGAAAGCGGCGCGGCGCATCTTGACGTTCTTGGACTGGGCGTAGTCCCAGACGCGCTTGAAATTGCCCTTCATGATGTGGATCAGGCGGTTGTTGTACTCCTCCTCCGTCCAGAAGAATCCCTGGAGGTTCTGCGCCCACTCGAAGTAGGAGCCGATGACGCCGCCCGAGTTGGCCAGGAAGTCGGGGACGAGCGTGACGCCCTTGTCCGAGAGGATCTTGTCTCCCTCGGGGGTGACGGGGCCGTTGGCACCCTCGACGAGGTACTTGGCCTTCACCTTGTCCGCCGTCTTGTCGTTCAAAACGCCGTCGAGCGCGCAGGGGAACAGGAAATCGCAGTCCGTGAACAGGACGTCCGAGACCCCCAGCTTCTCGCAGCCGTCGCAGGTATAGCCCTCCAGCAACCTCTTGGGGTGCGAGGAGACCATCTCAAAGGCCTTCTTCAGGTCGATGCCCTTCGGGGAGTAGTAGGACCCCGTGATGTCGCTGATGGCGACGATCTTCACCCCCGCCTCCGCCAGCGTCTTCGCCGTGTAGCTGCCGACGTTACCGAACCCCTGGATGGCCGCCCGAATGCCCTCCGGGTTCTTGCCCAGGACCTTCATCAGCTCGAGGCCGCAGGTGGCGACGCCGCGGCCCGTGGCCTCGTTGCGCCCCCTGGAGCCCCAGTACGGGATCGGCTTGCCCGTAAACACGCCCGGCTCCAGCTGGCCGCGCATCTTGGTGAGGGTGTCGCTGAACCACACCATCTCCTGGCCTCCCGTGTTGAGGTCCGGGGCGGGCACATCCTGCCAGGTCCCGACGATCGGCGCGATGCGGGCCGCAAAGGTGCGGGACATGCGCTCCTTCTCCTTCTTGGAGAGGACCAGCGGATCGCAGCAGATCCCGCCCTTGCCGCCGCCGTAGGGGATGCCTGCCAGCGAACACTTCCAGGTCATGAGCATGGCCAGAGCCTCGCACTCGTCCACGTCCACGTCGGGATGGAAACGGATGCCGCCCTTGGCCGGGCCGATGGCGGTGGAGTGCTGCACCCTGTAGCCCTTGAAAACCTGGACGGAACCGTCGTCCATCTCCACGGGCACGGAGACCTCGAGCCTGCGCTCGGAGTTGCTCAAGATCGAGATGAGCTTATCGTCGAGCCCCATCTCCTCCGCAGCACCATAGAAATTCTTCAGTGCCGTATCCAGCAACACATTCGTAGCCGTCCTTCTCGTAACCGACATACCAGACACCTCCACACAATTTTTGTTGGCAAAGGAACCGGATAGAGCTTGAAATCCACGCAACGACATCTAACTTGGACCCACGCCTGCACGCACCCGCAGGGGACTGCGGCATCAGCTAAAGAATAGCACAAGACGAACAAAAAATGCACCAAGAATCAAGTTTTCAATTTTTAGTTTTCAACTTTTTCATCCTCACCTCCGGCGGCGTCCTCGAAGGGCTCCTCGCCGTCCCGGGCCAGGATCGCCACCCTCTGCTCCGCCCTCTCCAGAATCCTCCGGCTCTCCCGCACCAGGGAGACCCCGCGCTCGAAGACCTCGAGAGCCTCGTCCAAGGGCATCGGCTCGGACTCGAGACGCCTCAGGACCTCATCCAACCGCTCCAGGTTATCGCCAAACGACATCGGTCCTTTCCCCTCCCAACCTTCCGGCCCATACCCCTGCACGCCGTCCCACATCCCTTATCTCCGCCGCGCGGACACAGGCTCGAATCCATGAAGATTCCTCCTAAGTTCAAAATTCTCCTCGTCCGGATCCCTCAAGTCCAGCCCCGGACATTTTTCCATTTGAAAAAAATATGATAAAATCCTGAGGCAAAAACATGCAATCTCTCTCGGCGAGGAGAGGGCAAGAAGCCTACCCCCCGTCCGAGTTGAAGAAAAAACGGAGGGAAATTACAATGGCAAAGGTCTGTCAGTGCTGCGGACGCGGCCCCGTGACGGGGAACGCGGTCAGCCATTCCAACCGGCATACGCGCCGTCGTTGGCTGGTCAATCTTCAGAGTGTCCGGATCGATGCGGGCGATGGCTCCACCTTCAAGGTGCGCGTGTGCACGAAGTGCCTGAAGTCCGGCTTCGTCAAGAGAGCGGCGTCGGCAGTCTGATTCTGCGGGGACGGAACGAAAGAGAAGCGGTGCGGAATCCTTCGGGATTCCGTTTGTTTTTATGTCTTCCATTTTTATGTCTCCCTGGGAGCGCGCTTTGGCCCACGCCGCCCTCTTCGCTTCGTCCCCGCCGCAGCGCTCCTACGGCCTCGTTTCCCTTATTCGTGTATTCTACCGTAATCGGAAACAAAGAACAAACCCCTGCTTCGGAGGGCATGAAAATTCGAGGGACACGAACGGGTCTCCTTATGCCGTACTTCTTGGAGGCGGCTCAGCCAGAGAGCCATCGGCGAGACGATATAATACAATATAAGGAAGACGACGGAGGGGATCGCTATGGGGGCCGAGGACCGCTATTGCAAGACGTACTCCATCTCATGGGAGAGGATCCATCAGGACTGCAAGTCCCTGGCGGAGAGGCTCCACGGGATGGGGAGATGGGAGCACATCGTGGGTATCGCCCGAGGGGGACTGGTCCCATCGGCGATCGTCGCGCGGGAGCTGAGCATCCGGCTGGTCGATACCGTCTGTATCTCGAGCTACACGCTCAGGACCCAGGGCAGGCCCCACATCCTTAAGGGAATCCAGACCGAGAACGGAGGCCGAAACTGGCTCATCGTCGACGACCTGGTGGACACCGGCAAGACGGCACAGGTCGTGCGCGCCCTCCTTCCTAACGCCTGCTTCGCCACGGTCTACGCAAAGCCCGAGGGGCGTTCCTTCGTGGACACCTTCATCACGGAGGTCTCCCAGGACACATGGATCCTCTTCCCGTGGGATTCGGAGTACGCCTACAGCAAGCCTCTGGTGGAGGATGCCTGAACCGGAGGATGCCTGAGCCGCGGCGGGAGGGAGCGGTTCTACCGCTCCCTCCCGTCCCCAACCGGCTCATTGGCTCCCAAACCGAATCACGCCTGGAGATCCAGCGCCCTGCCCATACCCATCGACTGCAAAAGCTGGGTCATCGTCGCCTGCTGAAGGTCCATGACGTTCCTCAGCATCGACACCTGCACCGCGGAGCTTACCCGCGCGGCAGCCATCTCCATGGAGTACCTCGCGACATCTGCCGATATGTCCATGTTCACTCACCTCCTTTCCTGCGATGTCTCGCATCCACCGCGTCCAAACCGCGGACCCAACGAGAAAGGCGTGCCCCTGGCTGGGGCTGCACCTTCAGGGGAAACGCCGTTCTCGCGCGGGGGCGATGTGCTATGATGAAGAGTGCGTGAAGAACCGCCCGCATTCACCTTATCTTTCAGCGAAAGGGGCATGTCCGTTTTGAACTGGGTTCATCTGCTGGAGACGCTGATGTTGATCTGTTTTGGGGCCGCCTGGCCCTTGTCGATCCTCAAGTCCTGGAGGGCGCGCACGGCCAGGGGCAAGAGCCTTGGATTCCTCATGGTGATCCTGCTGGGATACACGGCCGGAATCGCAAAGGTGTACCTGGTGGACGGCATCCAGGGCTTCCTGCTCATTCCCTACTCCATCAACTTCATCCTCGTGGGGACCGAGACGGTCCTCTACTTCCGGAACACCCGACTCGATCGGCAGCCCGAACGGGAGGCGGATGTCCAAACCCGGGGACGCCAATAAAAGACTAATGCTTGCTGGGGCATTCTCAGCA
The sequence above is drawn from the uncultured Fretibacterium sp. genome and encodes:
- a CDS encoding cupin domain-containing protein is translated as MRCGSLFDPVIRGEAEFLEVLETFALPGEGEVGKSALGPRIERIVSEGHASPEGFWYDQDEPEWVALIRGTAELEFEDGRRHSMGAGDWLAIPAHERHRVVYTSSDPPCVWLAVFGAGSPETTGSDLEEKEEMS
- a CDS encoding YkgJ family cysteine cluster protein; translation: MRPAWWELGVRFSCVGCGRCCRGKPGAIFFSPAEGERVCAFLSLFEGNMDERTFRRRFVTLRWGRPSFIERPNGDCIFYRVEEARCSIYRVRPSQCRLFPFWTEVMRSEESWASYAKSCPGMNDGRLYSASEIEALLREDAAQRA
- a CDS encoding flagellar basal body L-ring protein FlgH, which codes for MNASRVRAGLILFCLCLCAVAWGRAEAVSLWDDRTNWTADERPGRVGDIVTVLVNERTDAKDEATMDVKKSSKNSVSDGTGILRFIRSLGLTSDNSSKGDGSVERKHHAKATVACLVTDVLPNGNLLIEGTRDVRTSEETLQFQLIGVIRPQDVNSNNQIRSELIANAELAVKGKGAISRTQKPGIITQILQMVF
- a CDS encoding flagellar basal body P-ring protein FlgI translates to MKGRSAMIHVVSGVALGLVLALCGMASAAVELRDMDFGRVHPQVRIKDIVEIEGARGNQLTGVGLVTGLAGTGDKSSMAVQMMRNMMRNFGVTLDEKAARTKNVAVVSLTATLPPYSRPGQAIDVSVNAMGDAKSLQGGTLMQAPLKAADGKVYAVAQGAVLVGGYATAGSAASTTKNIPTSGLIPSGAIVERDVPADYTVGGQLALLLRDPDFTTAQRITDTINRQFGAVAYPVDAGRVVVNLPGQYLAAPTAFLANMEKLEIAPDSPARVAVNERTGTVVMGGNVRISSVAVAHGGLTVTVKEDPNVVQPGPLSGGETRTEQRTDITVDEDGASMIAMPATTTVRDLVRVMNSIGATPRDIIEILQAIDRAGALHGELVNM
- the flgG gene encoding flagellar basal-body rod protein FlgG, giving the protein MLRSLWSSASGMIAQQTHLDVVSHNLANVNTQGYKKRRADFEDLLYQVGREPGTPVEPNSMVPTGVQVGLGTRVVATPSFMTQGNFQITENPLDWSIAGKTMAGENAFFQVTRTDGTIAYTRSGVWDVDADGQIVNHDGLLLEPAIVIPREATSIQLSRDGIVSVKMPGQTELQEVGQLELARFINPAGLRAEGDRLFLETEASGPPILAQPGTDGMPEVRQGVLEMSNVQVVEEMVEMIVAQRAYEANSKGVQTADDLLRIANGLKR
- a CDS encoding flagellar hook-basal body protein — encoded protein: MHRGLYAACSAMLVQETHLDVVTNNLANVDTLGFRRRIPVNEDFSAHLDRLEKVSEDDERKIVTVPPFTMNWKGRQTIGTLALANVFSESAMDTTPGVVRVTDNPLDLLIDGPGFFAVQDGAGNTFYTRQGSFTLSDDGVVVTQDGMTLQGDGGDIEVGTATRLVVNPGGQVYADGALVGTIPLYTFERPTYLRQVGRSLLAPSDASGPAAEAEDVRIVGGALERSNVSVVEEMVRMIEAQRAYEGASKALMAHDEQTGKLITAYGRG
- the flgA gene encoding flagellar basal body P-ring formation chaperone FlgA is translated as MRRRTLRLFFMALACAALLPTSGASGAERPVRIDIPPFVQADGTAFTLGDIARISGPDRVRDALSPLILSVEEGGVVTREQVVRAVEASGLEGVRLEVRMPDRVRVEAAGTDGTPRKGDGGRFSPDESLISVIKSLAAWDGDVEVSHAGPVPEGRLVSPASLVPGSAAATLRFRDGAGRERSLAVRLTWTRNVLVMARSVPRGQPLAAEDFVTRPMRIANPGVYAAQLSQAVGRTSRRPLPQGKPVPLEFLSMPPVAKKGRTVLIVVRQGGLIAAVKGVLLDDGAAGGVVRVRRADDKKVVLRARVLDSETVEVDVP